A genomic region of Planctomycetia bacterium contains the following coding sequences:
- a CDS encoding PhoH family protein, translating to MSEATISKVDAPTLLALFGPGDQHLRALRTALGVTITARDDQILIRGDAAPVAKAADVLEQFKALVQRHGELSAEDVQRTLATLNNGGAVRKAVAIDVFAASRKIVPRTLGQERYIDSIRAHDIVFCCGPAGTGKTYLAVAMAVAALKQELIRKIVLVRPAVEAGESLGYLPGDLEAKINPYLRPLKDALREMMDHDQIKRFGEQEIIEVVPLAYMRGRTLNEAFMILDEAQNTSVAQMKMFLTRMGHGSKIVISGDTTQIDLPSHQRSGLIDAVERLRGIQGIAQVQLSDADIVRHRLVQDIVRAYDDGPQRRR from the coding sequence ATGAGCGAAGCCACAATCTCGAAAGTCGACGCCCCGACGCTCTTGGCGTTGTTTGGGCCTGGCGACCAACACCTGCGAGCCCTGCGCACCGCGCTCGGCGTCACCATCACGGCTCGCGACGATCAGATTCTGATTCGCGGCGATGCCGCGCCGGTGGCCAAGGCCGCCGACGTGCTCGAACAATTCAAAGCCCTCGTGCAACGCCACGGCGAACTTTCCGCCGAGGACGTGCAGCGCACGCTGGCCACGCTCAACAACGGCGGCGCGGTTCGCAAGGCCGTGGCGATCGACGTTTTCGCAGCCTCGCGCAAAATCGTCCCGCGCACGCTGGGGCAAGAGCGCTACATCGATTCCATTCGCGCCCACGACATTGTCTTCTGCTGCGGACCGGCCGGCACCGGAAAAACCTACCTGGCTGTCGCCATGGCCGTCGCGGCCTTGAAACAGGAGTTGATCCGCAAGATCGTACTCGTTCGTCCGGCAGTCGAGGCCGGCGAGAGCCTGGGCTACTTGCCCGGCGACTTGGAAGCCAAGATCAATCCGTACCTGCGGCCGCTCAAAGATGCGCTCCGCGAGATGATGGACCACGATCAGATCAAACGGTTCGGCGAGCAGGAAATCATCGAAGTCGTACCGCTGGCCTACATGCGCGGCCGCACGCTCAACGAAGCGTTCATGATTCTCGACGAAGCGCAGAACACGTCCGTCGCGCAGATGAAGATGTTCCTGACGCGCATGGGGCACGGCTCGAAGATCGTGATCTCCGGCGACACCACGCAGATCGACCTGCCGTCGCATCAGCGCAGCGGCCTGATCGACGCCGTCGAGCGCTTGCGCGGCATCCAGGGCATTGCACAAGTTCAACTCTCCGACGCGGACATCGTGCGCCATCGGTTGGTGCAGGACATCGTCCGGGCATATGACGACGGACCCCAGCGCCGCCGCTAA